Genomic segment of Pseudomonas sp. CCI4.2:
GAGCATTCGTCTGGGCTTGGGTTGGGCTAAGTCTCACAGCTTCCACACTGGCCAAACTCCGGTCATGAAGTACAACCGCCAACTGATGCAAGCCATCATGTGGGACCGCATCAAAATCGCTGACATCGTGGGTGTTGAAGTCATCAGCCTCGACGAAGCCCCACGCGGTTACGGCGAGTTCGATGCAGGTGTACCGAAGAAATTCGTGATCGATCCGCACAAGCTGTTCAGCGCGGCGTAAGGTTTCACCGGTAACAAAAAGGGCGCCTGATGGCGCCCTTTTTTGTGCCCGCAGATCTCGCTTCCTTGACCTCACGGCTATCAAAGCCCCGCCAATGCCCCTTGATACAAGACCGGTCCGGTCGGTTGCCCGGTCGGCGAACCTCCGGTGGGTTCAAGACTGACCGCCAATGTGACTGGCTTACTCAGCAGTTGCTGTTGGCTTTCGCTCAAGTTAAGCCGACCTTTGACGTTAGCGGGCAAGACACCGAGGGAAACCGGTTTGCCGTCTGCCGGGATGGCCCATAGCTCAAGGCTGCGGCCCGGTTCAACGGAGGCCAACGCCAACGGCTCGATTTCCAGGTGTCGGTTGTAAGCATGAACACTGATCGCTGGTTGTTGGTTGGCGGCCGTCAAGGTGGCGTTGTACGTGAGGGTGTCGCGGTTGTAGAGCACACCGACAATGATCGCGACCATCAACGAACAGGCGATGGCCGCGATCCGCAGCCAACTCCAGAACGGGCGCTTCTCCGGCACGTGCAGCGTTTGCGGGTCGATTCGCGCCACGATGGCCTGCCAGACGTGTGCGGGCGCGGGCTGCTCGGGCAACGGATCAGTAAGGCTGGCAAGAGTGGTCTGCCAATTCCCCAATTCCGCACGTAACGCCGGATCCTCCAGCAGCAACTTTTCGAAACGAAGGCGCGCGGCGGTGGACATCAAACCGATGGCGTAGTCCGCAGCGAGGGCGCGCCGCAGTGCGGGTTGTTGATAATTCATGATTCAAGGCACCTGCGCAGGCGCTCCATGCCTCGGCGAATCCACGACTTAACCGAGCCAAGGGGCGCAGCTAATTGCGAGGCGAGATCAGCGTGGGACACTCCATGGAAATACGCCGTAATGATCGATTTGCGCTGCATCCCATCAAGGGTGTCCAGGCAGCGCTGCAACGCATTGGCATCGCGCTGGCTGTCGAGCTGTTCGTGAGCCGTCGGGCCTTCGTCTATCAGCGCGGCGGCCTGATCATCGGTCAACGGTACTTCCCGGTGTTTGCGCAACTGGTCGATCGCCATATTGCGGGTGATATTGACCATCCACGTCATCGGCGCCGACACATTAGAGTCGTAACGTGAGGCGTTATGCCAAATACGGACGAAGGCTTCTTGCAGGACCTCTTCAGCCAGGTCGTTGCGGTTCATGCAACGCAAGGCGACAGCGAATAAACGCCCGGAAGAACGGCGGTACAGGTTCTCAAAGGATCGGCGACTGCCCAGCGAGCATTCGGCCAATAGGTGCCTGAGTTCATCGGCATCGACAGAAGAAATAGTGGATCTCCAGACAAGATAAAGGTGCTGACCATGCTCTTTGGCAACTCCATGGCAGGGTAGTTCAGGCTTTTTCGCTGTTCCATTCACCTTAATGCTCACTTCATAGGAGAGTTTGCGCTGTGGTTTAGCATCCATGATCTGGGGAACGGGCCGCCACGTCTGCGACGCTGCACATCTAACAACAACTGTGGGAGCGCGCTTGCCCGCGATCGGCTGCGAAGCAGTCGTAAAACCAACGACTCAGTTCTTTCAGTTAAAACCGAGTGAATCCATTGGGACCGCTTCGCGATCCATCGCGGGCAAGCGCGCTCCTACAGAGTGGCGGCATCAGCTCTTCGGCATCAGCACTTTGTCGATGACGTGAATCACGCCATTGGACTGCATAACGTCGTAGGTGCTGATGTCGGCAACACCGCCTTTTTCATCCTTGATGATGATGTTGTGCGGGCCGTTCATCATCAGCCACAGCTTGCCGCCGCTGACGGTGGTCAATTCAGTTTTACCGCCACCGGCCTGGATACGCTTGCTCAGTTCATCCATGTCCAGGTTACCGGCAACTACGTGATAGGTCAGGATGTGGGCCAGCATGGCCTTGTTTTCAGGCTTGAGCAGGGTGTCTACCGTACCGGCGGGCAGCGCGGCAAACGCCGAGTTGACCGGGGCGAACACGGTGAACGGGCCTTTGCTTTTCAGCGTATCCACAAGGCCTGCGGCTTTCACGGCAGCGACCAAGGTGGTGTGGTCTGCAGAGTTAACGGCGTTGTCGACAATAGTTTTGCTGGGTGACATCCCCATACCGCCGACCATTACCATGTGCGACATATCAGCTGCTTGCACGGTTGAAAACATAAAACCGGTGGACAACGCCAGCGTCAGGAGGCTGGCAATCATTGGCGCCTTAATCGAAGTGCGTGTCATTGGGGTGTTCCTTATTGGTTAGAAAAAGTCGGCCAGAGCATCTGTCCGTGCTTGATATACGCAGCACCTGCCGTTGTGGATGCACGCCCATGAACTATATTTTTTTATGTTCCCAAGGAATGGAGCGTCGCTAACGCCCTGGGGAACAATTTTGGGACTGCTGCGGTCAAAACGGCAGTTTTCTACCGGCGATGACCGGGCATGAATCAAGGAGTTACATCGATGCAAATCAAACGCGCTGTTGCACTCGCTACCCTTATGACCGTGGTCGCGGCCCCGGTATTCGCCTTCAGCCTCAGTGACGTGGCTGGCGCTGTTTCCGGCTCCTCTGGGGTTAATCAGAACGCGGCCTCCACGCCTCAAGCGTCTGGTTTGCTCAGTACATTGGGCAGTCAATTGAACGTAACTCCGACGCAAGCGGTCGGCGGTACGGGCGCTTTGATGGGGTTAGCCAAAAACAAGTTGAGCGGCGGTGACTATTCATCGCTGACCAAGTCGGTTCCGGGCCTTGATCAACTTTCCGGTGCTGGCGCACTCAGCAGTCTGATGGGCAATGCGGGCGGTTCATCTGCTGCAGGCGCGTTGGGCAACGTCCAGAGCATGACCGACGTGAACTCGGCGTTCAGCAAGTTGGGCATCAGCGGCGATACCGCGAGCCAGTTTGCGCCCCTGATCCTGAAGTACCTGGGCGACCAAGGCACCAGCGGCACCGTGCTGAAGAGCCTGAGCAGTATCTGGGGTGTCGGAAGCTAGGGGGCAGCCAGTCGCTCTGTTTAACGCATCGCCGTGCACCGCGGCGATGCGGTCATTTACGAATGTTTCACGCAAAAATGTTTATGCTGGCGTCCATTAGCACTGGCGGCTTGCAGGCTTCATCCATTCTGAGGAACCCCCTACGTGAAATCGATCCTGGCCTTGTTGACTGTGCTCGCGCTGCCTGTGATGGCTTCAGAGCCAACGTTGTATGGTCGTTATGAGTACATCGGTGTGCCGGAAATCGGCGAAGTCTTCAAGGCCAAAATGGACACCGGTGCGCTGACGGCTTCGCTGTCGGCCAAAGATATCGAGCTGTTCAAGCGTGACGGCGAAGACTGGGTGCGTTTTCGCTTGGCCACTAAAGATGCCAGCGACAAGGTTTACGAACATAAAGTCTCGCGAATCAGCCGAATCAAAGGCCGCCTTGATGGTGACGATGAAGACGAGTTGGTCGATCCGGCCAAGCGCCCGGTTGTGGACCTTGAGCTGTGCCTGGGCAATTCCAAACGGACAGTAGAGGTCAATCTTGTAGACCGCAGCCACTTCAACTACCCACTGCTGATCGGCGCCAAAGCCCTGCGCGAGTTCGGCGCGGCGGTGAACCCGGCTCGGCGTTACACAGCGGATAAGCCTGATTGTTGAGGTGTAACGACACGCTCCGCAGTCTTTAGAGCCAACTTGTTGGCGAAGGTCCTTCAGCAGCTCATACAACTGTGTGCGTTGCCCGAGAAAACGGTGGGACCGAATTTATTCGGAAGGCTGCAGTCCTGACACGCTGCAACCTCAAGCCAAACGAAGTGCACCCCCAATTTGCTGCGCGGCAGTGCGGTCTAGCAGGTTGAGATTTTACGCAGGCGGTTGTGTGCTCAACATCGACGGCCGCGTGCTCACGTCGGCATACCAATTGGCCAAACGCGGGTAACTGCTGCGCCAGTTCAAATCAGGCTGACGGAAATCCAGATAACCCAACGCCGCTGCCACGCTGATGCTGGCGATATCGAACTGCGCGTTGAGTTCGGCAACCGCATCCTGCTCAAAATAGGCGAGGGTCCGCTGGATCTTTTCTGCCTGATTATCCAGCCACAAATCCCAGTGCTTTTCCGGGGGGCGCAAGAATGTTTCATAGCGAATCAACAGCGCTGCATCCAGCACTGCATCCGCCAGCGACGCCAAGGTCAAACGTCTCCAGCGCGCAGAGCCTTCACGGGGAATCAACGGGTTGCCAGTATGTTGATAATCGAAGTAATCAAGAATCACCCGACTGTCATCAATCACATTGCCGTCCGCCAAGCGCAACGCCGGCAGCTTGCCCGCCGGGTTTTCATCACAGAGGGCTGCATCCGGGCTTACTGGAGTGGGAAGGGTCTGCTGCAACGTCACCCGATCAAATTGCCCGGTCTCATGCAAAAAGATCAAAACCTTGCGGGCGAAGGGCGATGCCATGTTGTAGAACAGCGTGCAGCTGGGAGCGGGCATGGAAAATCCTCGGAAGAATCAGGTGAGTAGACTAGTCGGCGCTTTGCTGGGTGGCAATCTGGGCGAGTGGTCTGCCCGTAATTAATCTGCATACTCCACATACCGCGCCATCAAGTTCGGGCGCTGGAAGGTGTCGATTTGATCGATCTTGCCGCGCATGTCGTAGAGTTCTTGCTCGAAGGTAGCATCGTCCATATCGATCCAGAACCTTGGATTGCGGCGGGTTTTGCGGTCGTATTCAGCCGTTGCTGGGTCGAGATGTCGGTATTGTTCGTAGCGCGGCAGGTCTGGCAGCGGGCGGCTGGTGTCCATGTAGTTTTGTAAAAAGTCCCATAACGCGCAGCACAACTGACCTTCACCGGGAGCGAATAAGGGCCGGAAGTTGATGACGATATCGCGGTAGCGATGGGCGATGTACAGCACATTCATCGACAAGCCTTGGCGGTCCGGGATGGTCGCGATGTAGGCGTCGAACTCATAAAACGGGGCGGTGAGTTCACCGATGGTGCCGTTCTTTTTGTATTCGCCGTTGTTGTCGTAATCGAAGAGAGTGACCAGGCCGGTGCGGCGGTTGATTTCCCAGATGGGGCCTCGGGAGGGTTTGACCCAGAGTTTAGGGAAATAGCGCATGACTATTGAAGCGAGTGCCCAGCAGAAAAGAGGGACGCCTAATAACCAAGAATAAAATCCGAGAATTAGATCATCTGCTAAGTCACCCCAAGACTCTTTAAGTGAAAAACCCGCAACAGTAAATGCAAATAAGCTTGGTAGGATTAAGAACCAGAAAGACCCTTTTCCGAATATGAGTAAGTATGCCCAGAACTGTGATCTATTAGACCACAAAGAAAATCTGAAACTTTCATGATCATGTCGGTCATGAAAGTCTACATGTTCATATGGAGCCGGAATGTAAGTGCCCAACTTTTGCTTTTCTTCACGCTCTTTGTTCATTTCCTCCTGAAATCGCAAGCTGCTGGGTTTGCGCCGAATTAGAAAGTCATCCAGCGCAACTTCTTGGGTTAGCCCCCATGGGAGGCGAAATTTAGCAAAGCGCCGTATCCACGAGCGTTCTGCCGAAGGTGGTTGTTTGGGCATCCGGTCAGAGCGGTATGCGGTGACGGCGTAATAGGACGAATTTATTGCAGTCATTGGTCGTCCTGCGCTTTATGGGTGGTTTCATCTGCCCAGAACGGTTGTTCGATTTCTTTGAAGTTGGGTGCGGCGTGGGCTGCGCCGAAAGGGGTTGGGTCTCTGGGCTTCGGTGCGGGAAATACCCAGGATGAACTGCCATCGCTTAGTGTCAGTTGGGCACGGACTTGCCATTGTGTGTGAACCGACACGGTGTCGTTTGAGCGTGAAACTTCAACCAGCGTTTCCCAAGGTGTTTGCAAGAATATTTCCATTCCATCGGGCTTCGGCCGGTACGCCTTAGGCTTGGCCTCGGGAAATAGGTGGGTTTCTTCGCGAGGCGGCCCATCAAAGCGAACGCGGGATCGGCGAACTTTCAGCAGCGCACACGAGGCTTTGGTGCTGAGGTCGCCCAGTCCGGTCAATAGGCCGGGCAGGTTGCTCTCGACTCGGATGCGCGTATCGGATGCGCGTATATCCATGGGCACCGGATTAAAGCTCTCGATGCAGGCCGGGAGGCAGTATTCGGGGTTGGCTTCAACAGTGATGCGGATGTTGGCAAACAGGCTGACCAAGTAGTAGAACGCATTTTCCGGGGCTTGCAGATGGGGCGCTTGGTCACTGTTAGGGCCGAAGGGCCCCGCACTAAGCCAAGCACTAATCCACATGGCATTCGAGGGACTCAATCCACATACTCCACATACCGCGCCATCAAGTTCGGGCGCTGGAAGGTGTCGATCTGATCGATCTTGCCGCGCATGTCGTAGAGTGCTTGCTTGAATGCGGCATCGTCCATATCGATCCAAAACCTTGGGTCGCGGCCGATTTTGCGGTCGTATTCAGCCGTTGTTGGATCGAGGTGGCGGTATTGTTCATAGCGCGGCAAGTCCGGTAGCGGCCGGCTGGTGTCCATGTAGTTTTGTAAAAAGTCCCATAACGCGCAGCACAACTGACCTTCGCCGGGTGCCAGCAAAGGACGAAAGTTAATCACGATGTCGCGGTAGCGGTGGGCGATATACAGCACGTTCGTCACTAAGCCTTGGCGGTCCGGGATGGTGGCGATGTAGGCGTCGAACTCGTAAAACGGCGCAGTGAGTTCACCGATGGTGCCGTTCTTTTTGTATTCGCCGTTGTTGTCGTAATCGAAGAGTGTGACGAGACCGGTACGGCGGTTAATTTCCCAGATGGGGCCTCGGGAGGGTTTGACCCAGAGGTGGG
This window contains:
- a CDS encoding ATP-dependent zinc protease, giving the protein MKSILALLTVLALPVMASEPTLYGRYEYIGVPEIGEVFKAKMDTGALTASLSAKDIELFKRDGEDWVRFRLATKDASDKVYEHKVSRISRIKGRLDGDDEDELVDPAKRPVVDLELCLGNSKRTVEVNLVDRSHFNYPLLIGAKALREFGAAVNPARRYTADKPDC
- a CDS encoding DUF2780 domain-containing protein; its protein translation is MQIKRAVALATLMTVVAAPVFAFSLSDVAGAVSGSSGVNQNAASTPQASGLLSTLGSQLNVTPTQAVGGTGALMGLAKNKLSGGDYSSLTKSVPGLDQLSGAGALSSLMGNAGGSSAAGALGNVQSMTDVNSAFSKLGISGDTASQFAPLILKYLGDQGTSGTVLKSLSSIWGVGS
- a CDS encoding glutathione S-transferase family protein; this translates as MPAPSCTLFYNMASPFARKVLIFLHETGQFDRVTLQQTLPTPVSPDAALCDENPAGKLPALRLADGNVIDDSRVILDYFDYQHTGNPLIPREGSARWRRLTLASLADAVLDAALLIRYETFLRPPEKHWDLWLDNQAEKIQRTLAYFEQDAVAELNAQFDIASISVAAALGYLDFRQPDLNWRSSYPRLANWYADVSTRPSMLSTQPPA
- a CDS encoding sigma-70 family RNA polymerase sigma factor; amino-acid sequence: MNGTAKKPELPCHGVAKEHGQHLYLVWRSTISSVDADELRHLLAECSLGSRRSFENLYRRSSGRLFAVALRCMNRNDLAEEVLQEAFVRIWHNASRYDSNVSAPMTWMVNITRNMAIDQLRKHREVPLTDDQAAALIDEGPTAHEQLDSQRDANALQRCLDTLDGMQRKSIITAYFHGVSHADLASQLAAPLGSVKSWIRRGMERLRRCLES
- a CDS encoding fasciclin domain-containing protein, whose protein sequence is MTRTSIKAPMIASLLTLALSTGFMFSTVQAADMSHMVMVGGMGMSPSKTIVDNAVNSADHTTLVAAVKAAGLVDTLKSKGPFTVFAPVNSAFAALPAGTVDTLLKPENKAMLAHILTYHVVAGNLDMDELSKRIQAGGGKTELTTVSGGKLWLMMNGPHNIIIKDEKGGVADISTYDVMQSNGVIHVIDKVLMPKS
- a CDS encoding anti-sigma factor domain-containing protein codes for the protein MNYQQPALRRALAADYAIGLMSTAARLRFEKLLLEDPALRAELGNWQTTLASLTDPLPEQPAPAHVWQAIVARIDPQTLHVPEKRPFWSWLRIAAIACSLMVAIIVGVLYNRDTLTYNATLTAANQQPAISVHAYNRHLEIEPLALASVEPGRSLELWAIPADGKPVSLGVLPANVKGRLNLSESQQQLLSKPVTLAVSLEPTGGSPTGQPTGPVLYQGALAGL